One genomic window of Thermodesulfobacteriota bacterium includes the following:
- the casB gene encoding type I-E CRISPR-associated protein Cse2/CasB, translating to MPKLRSELEAAKRPFTGDDYPSEVLLVWWHELGKNRGAAATLRRATDPGAVAFSPAFHRLLDGLRAAGCPLGPREADRLAAVAGLAAHVKSHTPGASLAQQMAAAKAPGSGARVSGLRFRRLLAVAERDELYPLLIRVIRQLGGAVNLVSLANAVFWWNERTRTTWAYEYYAACPSEP from the coding sequence ATGCCGAAGTTGCGGAGCGAACTTGAAGCGGCCAAACGACCGTTCACGGGAGACGACTATCCCTCTGAGGTACTACTGGTCTGGTGGCATGAACTGGGCAAGAACAGAGGAGCCGCCGCCACGTTGCGGCGGGCGACCGATCCGGGGGCGGTCGCCTTTTCGCCGGCCTTCCACCGACTCCTGGATGGGCTGCGCGCGGCTGGCTGCCCGCTCGGGCCACGAGAGGCCGACCGGCTCGCGGCGGTCGCCGGTCTGGCGGCTCACGTCAAGTCGCACACCCCCGGCGCGTCGCTCGCCCAGCAGATGGCAGCCGCGAAGGCGCCCGGCAGTGGGGCCAGGGTGAGTGGCCTGCGGTTCCGGCGGCTCCTCGCGGTGGCCGAGCGGGATGAGCTGTACCCCCTGCTCATCCGGGTCATCCGCCAACTGGGCGGTGCCGTCAACCTGGTAAGCCTCGCCAATGCCGTTTTCTGGTGGAACGAGCGGACCAGAACGACCTGGGCATACGAGTACTACGCCGCTTGCCCCTCGGAACCATAA
- the cas7e gene encoding type I-E CRISPR-associated protein Cas7/Cse4/CasC — MSTFIQLHMLTSYPPANLNRDDLGRPKTAVMGGVQRLRISSQSLKRAWRTSALFRDALKGHMGTRTKEMGICVRDRLTAAGIPEADAIAWAKAIAACFGKLKDNSVEIEQLAHFSPTETAAVDALTETLIAQRQPPTDAELAGLLQARHTAADIALFGRMLAARPAFNTEAAAQVAHAITVHKVAVEDDFFTAVDDLNRGDEDLGAGHMGETEFAAGLFYLYVCIDRDLLLRNLQDDEGLTRTTLRTLAEAAAKIAPTGKQNSFASRAHASYILAEKGPQQPRSLSVAFLKPVTGQDMLADSIAALERTRANMEKVYGPLSEGDPCVMDVTKPDGSLGQLLDFVAPRPA, encoded by the coding sequence ATGAGCACCTTCATCCAGCTTCATATGCTGACCAGCTACCCCCCAGCCAATCTCAACCGCGATGACCTCGGCCGCCCCAAGACGGCTGTGATGGGCGGCGTGCAGCGGCTGCGCATCTCCTCCCAGAGCCTGAAGCGGGCCTGGCGGACATCGGCCCTTTTCCGGGATGCACTCAAGGGACACATGGGAACCCGGACCAAGGAGATGGGCATCTGCGTCCGGGATCGGCTGACTGCCGCAGGCATCCCCGAGGCCGATGCCATCGCCTGGGCCAAGGCGATCGCTGCATGCTTTGGCAAGCTCAAGGACAACAGTGTCGAGATCGAGCAGCTTGCCCACTTCAGCCCGACCGAGACGGCAGCGGTGGATGCCTTGACGGAGACGCTCATCGCGCAGCGTCAGCCGCCCACCGATGCCGAGCTGGCCGGTCTGCTCCAGGCCCGGCACACCGCGGCGGATATCGCCCTGTTCGGTCGCATGCTGGCCGCCCGGCCGGCCTTCAATACCGAGGCGGCGGCTCAGGTGGCCCACGCCATCACGGTGCACAAGGTGGCCGTGGAAGATGATTTCTTCACGGCGGTGGACGATCTGAATCGCGGCGACGAGGATCTCGGTGCCGGCCACATGGGGGAGACGGAATTCGCCGCCGGGCTCTTCTACCTCTACGTCTGCATCGACCGGGATCTGTTGCTCAGAAACCTGCAGGACGACGAGGGGCTGACCCGAACGACCCTGCGCACCCTCGCCGAGGCCGCTGCCAAGATCGCACCGACAGGCAAACAGAACAGCTTTGCCTCCCGCGCCCATGCCTCATACATCCTGGCCGAAAAAGGCCCCCAGCAGCCCCGGTCCTTGTCCGTGGCGTTCCTCAAGCCGGTGACCGGCCAGGACATGCTGGCTGATTCCATCGCGGCCCTGGAGCGGACCCGTGCCAATATGGAGAAGGTCTATGGCCCGTTGAGCGAAGGCGATCCCTGCGTGATGGACGTAACCAAGCCTGACGGAAGCCTTGGCCAGCTCCTTGATTTCGTGGCGCCACGGCCGGCCTAG
- the cas5e gene encoding type I-E CRISPR-associated protein Cas5/CasD, with amino-acid sequence MTDYLIFRLYGPMASWGEIAVGEVRPSATHPSKSAVLGLVAAALRLDRDQEEMHQRLADAYGFAVRVDCMGVPLVDYHTAQVPPSGSGRNRRTCATRREELTTLPRHKLSTILSRRDYRMDALAVVALWTRIVAPPYALAAIRDALERPGYVL; translated from the coding sequence ATGACCGACTATCTGATCTTCCGTTTGTACGGCCCCATGGCCTCCTGGGGCGAGATTGCCGTGGGCGAGGTGCGGCCCAGCGCCACCCATCCGTCCAAGTCGGCGGTTCTGGGGCTGGTGGCCGCGGCACTCCGCCTGGACCGGGACCAGGAGGAGATGCACCAGCGGCTGGCCGATGCCTATGGCTTCGCGGTGCGGGTGGATTGCATGGGGGTGCCCCTGGTGGATTATCACACGGCCCAGGTGCCGCCATCCGGCAGCGGTCGCAACCGCCGGACCTGCGCCACCCGCCGGGAGGAGCTCACCACGCTGCCGCGCCACAAGCTGAGCACCATCCTTTCCCGTCGCGACTACCGGATGGACGCCCTGGCGGTGGTGGCCCTGTGGACGAGGATCGTCGCGCCGCCATATGCCCTCGCCGCCATCCGGGACGCCCTGGAGCGTCCCGGGTATGTTCTCTAA
- the cas6e gene encoding type I-E CRISPR-associated protein Cas6/Cse3/CasE, which produces MFFSRITLHDDARGAGDFHQAFRSGYGLHQAVWQLFADHADRERDFLYHMQAASGPPVVYALSRRRPLASRLWQAETMAFAPKLNQGMRLGFFLRANPVRTREGKRHDVVMEEKHRLKTQGMPRQKWPLEAELVQEAGEKWLSARAEKAGFRLHAVRADGYRQHEFRKPAGRQPVRFSSIDFAGLLEVVDTEIFWQEALCRGLGPAKGFGCGLLLVRRA; this is translated from the coding sequence ATGTTCTTCAGTCGGATCACCCTGCACGATGACGCCAGAGGCGCGGGCGACTTTCATCAGGCCTTCCGCAGCGGCTATGGCCTCCATCAGGCTGTATGGCAGCTCTTCGCGGACCATGCGGACCGGGAGCGGGACTTCCTGTACCACATGCAGGCCGCTTCCGGCCCGCCGGTCGTCTACGCCCTCTCGAGACGGCGGCCGTTGGCCAGCCGGCTCTGGCAAGCCGAAACCATGGCGTTTGCCCCGAAGCTGAACCAGGGCATGCGCCTTGGCTTTTTCCTGCGGGCCAACCCGGTGCGGACCCGGGAGGGCAAGCGCCACGACGTGGTCATGGAGGAGAAGCACCGCCTCAAGACCCAGGGCATGCCGCGGCAGAAGTGGCCCCTCGAGGCGGAGCTTGTCCAGGAGGCCGGCGAGAAATGGCTTTCGGCACGCGCCGAAAAGGCGGGTTTCCGGCTGCACGCCGTACGCGCCGATGGCTACCGGCAGCATGAATTCAGGAAGCCAGCGGGCAGACAGCCCGTGCGCTTCAGCAGCATCGATTTCGCCGGCCTCCTGGAGGTGGTGGACACCGAGATCTTCTGGCAGGAGGCCCTGTGCCGAGGACTTGGCCCGGCCAAGGGGTTCGGCTGCGGGCTGCTGCTCGTCCGGCGGGCATAA
- a CDS encoding PDDEXK nuclease domain-containing protein yields the protein MADLVNVPTPDLYQQVRSVLTRARSRAWQSVNAVMVACYWEIGRLIVEEEQKGGMRADYGKRIIPDLSQRLTAEFGSGFDRSNLWNMRAFFQNYPILDAVRRELAWTHYRLLLRVDKPEARAFYEAEAVNARWSTRELERQIHSLLFERLALSRDKEGVVALAQKGHEIQEPADLVKDPYVLEFAGLRQDERFLEKDLERALIGKLQQFLLELGRGFAFMARQQRITLDGRHFFVDLVFYNRLTRSFVLIDLKVGDLTHQDLGQMQMYVNYYQRELTAAEENPPVGIILCADKSEAVVRYTLPEGNQQIFASRYKLYLPSEEELAAEIQRERKMIELQQRLASQDDGEG from the coding sequence ATGGCGGATCTCGTGAACGTTCCGACCCCCGACCTCTACCAGCAGGTCCGTTCCGTTCTCACCCGCGCCCGCAGCCGCGCCTGGCAGTCGGTCAATGCCGTGATGGTCGCCTGCTACTGGGAGATCGGGCGATTGATCGTGGAAGAGGAACAGAAAGGCGGGATGCGGGCCGACTACGGGAAGCGGATCATCCCGGATCTCTCACAACGCCTCACCGCGGAGTTCGGATCCGGATTTGACAGATCTAATCTCTGGAATATGCGCGCTTTTTTTCAAAACTATCCAATTCTCGACGCAGTGCGTCGAGAATTGGCCTGGACCCATTATCGGCTTCTCCTCCGGGTCGATAAGCCGGAGGCGCGGGCCTTCTATGAGGCCGAAGCAGTCAATGCCCGCTGGTCCACCCGGGAGCTGGAGCGCCAGATCCACTCCCTCCTCTTCGAGCGGCTGGCCCTGTCCCGGGACAAGGAAGGGGTGGTGGCCCTGGCCCAGAAAGGGCACGAGATCCAGGAACCGGCCGATCTGGTGAAAGATCCCTACGTGCTGGAGTTCGCCGGGCTGCGCCAGGACGAGCGCTTCCTGGAAAAAGATCTGGAGCGGGCGCTTATCGGCAAGCTGCAACAGTTCCTCCTGGAGCTTGGTCGCGGCTTCGCCTTCATGGCCCGCCAGCAACGGATCACCCTGGATGGCCGGCACTTCTTCGTCGACCTCGTCTTCTACAACCGCCTGACCAGAAGCTTCGTGCTCATCGACCTCAAGGTGGGCGACCTCACCCACCAGGACCTGGGTCAGATGCAGATGTACGTCAACTACTACCAGCGCGAGCTGACCGCGGCGGAAGAAAACCCGCCCGTCGGCATCATCCTGTGCGCCGACAAGAGCGAGGCGGTTGTTCGTTACACCCTGCCCGAGGGGAACCAGCAGATCTTTGCCTCCCGGTACAAGCTGTACCTGCCCTCGGAAGAGGAGCTGGCCGCCGAGATCCAACGGGAGCGGAAGATGATCGAGCTGCAGCAGCGGCTTGCCTCCCAGGATGACGGGGAGGGCTGA
- the cas1e gene encoding type I-E CRISPR-associated endonuclease Cas1e has product MLPPLKPIPIKDRVSVVFVEKGQLDVLDSAFVVVDKTGVRTHIPVGGVACLMLEPGTRISHAAVVLASRVGCLLVWIGDGGVRLYASGQPGGARADRLLWQASLALDDEARLKVVRKMYSMRFQEEAPARRSVQQLRGIEGARVRKMYELLARQYRVDWKWREYDHTQWGSGDIPNRCLSAATACLYGVTEAAILAAGYAPAVGFIHTGKPQSFVYDIADLFKFDTVVPTAFRIAARTPDDPERAVRLACRDAFRQTRLLHRIIPAIEEVLAAGGLPVPTPTAEHVEPAIPNKEALGDAGHRG; this is encoded by the coding sequence ATGCTGCCGCCGCTCAAGCCCATTCCCATCAAGGACCGTGTCTCGGTGGTCTTTGTCGAAAAGGGTCAGCTCGATGTGCTGGACAGCGCCTTCGTGGTCGTGGACAAGACAGGGGTGCGCACCCATATCCCGGTGGGCGGGGTGGCGTGCCTCATGCTGGAGCCCGGCACCCGTATCTCCCATGCGGCGGTGGTGCTGGCCTCCCGGGTCGGCTGCCTGCTGGTCTGGATTGGCGATGGCGGCGTCCGGCTCTATGCCTCCGGCCAGCCCGGCGGCGCCCGCGCCGATCGCCTCCTCTGGCAGGCCAGTCTGGCCCTGGACGACGAGGCGCGGCTGAAGGTGGTGCGCAAGATGTACAGTATGCGCTTCCAGGAGGAGGCGCCGGCCAGGCGGAGCGTTCAGCAGTTGCGAGGCATCGAGGGGGCGCGGGTCAGGAAGATGTACGAGCTTCTCGCCCGCCAATACCGGGTGGATTGGAAGTGGCGGGAGTACGACCACACGCAGTGGGGCAGCGGCGACATCCCCAACCGCTGCCTCAGCGCCGCCACGGCCTGCCTGTACGGGGTTACCGAGGCGGCCATCCTCGCCGCCGGTTATGCTCCGGCCGTGGGCTTCATCCATACCGGCAAGCCGCAGTCCTTTGTTTACGACATCGCCGATCTCTTCAAGTTCGATACGGTGGTGCCCACGGCTTTCAGGATCGCTGCCAGGACCCCGGATGATCCGGAACGGGCGGTCCGGCTGGCCTGCCGGGATGCCTTCCGCCAGACCCGCCTCCTGCACCGGATCATTCCAGCCATCGAGGAGGTTCTGGCGGCCGGCGGGCTGCCCGTCCCGACGCCGACCGCCGAGCACGTGGAGCCCGCCATCCCCAACAAGGAGGCCCTGGGCGATGCTGGTCATCGTGGTTGA
- the cas2e gene encoding type I-E CRISPR-associated endoribonuclease Cas2e has protein sequence MLVIVVENVPARLRGRLAVWLLEIRAGVYVGKYGRRVRELIWHQIREDLGEGNAVMAWSTNNENGFDFETLGQNRRLPVDHDGLRLVSFLPMSSQEPLAPLQPAAPVDGGDGN, from the coding sequence ATGCTGGTCATCGTGGTTGAGAACGTCCCTGCGCGATTGCGTGGCCGTCTGGCCGTCTGGCTACTGGAGATCCGCGCCGGAGTCTACGTCGGCAAATACGGCCGGCGGGTCCGGGAGCTGATTTGGCATCAGATCCGGGAAGACCTCGGAGAGGGGAATGCGGTGATGGCGTGGAGCACCAACAACGAGAACGGCTTCGATTTCGAGACGCTCGGCCAGAACCGCCGGCTGCCAGTCGACCACGACGGCCTTCGCCTGGTATCCTTCTTGCCGATGAGCAGCCAAGAGCCCCTTGCCCCGCTCCAACCGGCGGCGCCGGTGGACGGCGGCGACGGGAACTGA